One segment of Danaus plexippus chromosome 18 unlocalized genomic scaffold, MEX_DaPlex mxdp_35, whole genome shotgun sequence DNA contains the following:
- the LOC116773265 gene encoding uncharacterized protein LOC116773265 has translation MHLSIYILASVFYLTTGHYRGYESRNLIVREEPFDLEGLVECPVCQYQVSWLPTREVCNITIGNKKYKRCRMGNYTNTVCGNRLDCFRGPGEQCTESMENDYYGQKCARGYDCDGTFHVCTGYGYTINSHMRWLLNHVSRYPGNQNDEQLREKALYLA, from the exons ATGCATCTTTCAATATACATTCTTGCCAGCGTCTTCTACCTCACCACAGGCCACTACAGAGGGTATGAATCCAGGAATCTCATCGTGAGAGAGGAACCTTTTGATCTGGAGGG TCTGGTGGAGTGTCCTGTCTGCCAATACCAGGTCAGCTGGCTGCCAACCCGAGAAGTCTGCAACATCACCATAGGCAATAAGAAATACAAGAGATGCAGAATGGGGAATTACACCAATACTGTTTGCGGCAATCGTCTCGACTGCTTCAGG ggCCCCGGCGAGCAATGCACTGAGTCGATGGAGAACGATTACTACGGACAAAAATGCGCTCGCGGTTACGACTGTGATGGCACCTTCCATGTATGCACTGGTTACGGTTACACTATCAACAGTCACATGCGTTGGCTGCTCAACCACGTCTCCCGCTATCCCGGCAACCAAAACGATGAACAGCTCCGAGAAAAAGCACTCTATCTGGCGTAA
- the LOC116773264 gene encoding uncharacterized protein LOC116773264, with product MGMISRVRGRIRSDSFSKIHNNKSEDKLANIVWLISLVLVLPYWAPRGLLVALGGAWLMAAYTCLVLPVLISANYRYPARWYPAVAKLVRRLARRLRAPTACLLGVLKTAYAPVDRAERLFLQMNNLSTMVSQLLIFTACDRLLVLQGRLTCLYSLMFYNVVTYSVNYVKEICTKEDWSPYVNVTRHSRVKHLAMSATKIVLEWTKAVTFIVTMTFILLTLGLEQGLEYFRPNTLYTLITGTFYLLSEKTFLELWPLALSALKLESLEGMEVLYCGVWSRAITTMIAVPLVPALVWHERFRLALLILYICVIVHGRHRLGEELLKLNEAQGSLARFRRATAEEISTLEDVCAVCLGTMKSARVTPCAHFFHADCLRKCLASSDRCPICVREYVFC from the exons ATGGGTATGATTTCAAGAGTACGTGGTAGAATAAGGAGTGATTCTTTCTCGAAGattcataacaataaatcTGAGGACAAATTAGCGAACATTG TGTGGCTCATCTCGTTAGTGTTAGTGCTGCCATACTGGGCACCACGGGGATTGCTTGTGGCGCTGGGAGGCGCGTGGCTAATGGCAGCATACACCTGTCTGGTGCTGCCCGTTCTAATATCAGCGAACTACCGCTATCCAGCAAGATGGTACCCGGCCGTCGCAAAATTAGTCCGGA GACTAGCTCGTCGTCTTCGGGCACCAACAGCCTGTTTGTTGGGAGTACTGAAGACCGCGTACGCTCCAGTAGATCGAGCTGAGAGACTGTTCTTGCAAATGAACAATCTCTCAACTATGGTCAGCCAG CTGTTAATATTTACCGCCTGCGATAGACTTCTCGTGCTGCAGGGAAGGCTTACGTGTCTATACTCGCTGATGTTCTACAACGTCGTCACTTATTCCGTCAACTATGTGAAAGAAATCTGCACCAAAGAAGACTGGTCTCCATACGTGAATGTCACCCGGCACTCCCGCGTCAAACACCTGGCCATGTCTGCCACCAAGATCGTATTAGAATGGACGAAGGCTGTTACCTTCATAGTGACCATGACATTCATCCTTCTGACCCTCGGACTTGAACAGGGCTTGGAGTACTTCCGTCCGAACACTCTTTATACTCTCATCACTGGTACATTCTATCTCCTCTCAGAGAAGACGTTCCTGGAACTATGGCCACTTGCTTTATCTGCTTTGAAATTGGAGAGTCTTGAGGGTATGGAGGTTTTGTACTGTGGGGTCTGGTCCAGAGCCATCACCACCATGATAGCGGTGCCTTTGGTTCCAGCTCTCGTGTGGCATGAAAGGTTTAGGTTGGCGTTactaatactatatatttgcGTTATAGTCCATGGAAGGCATAGGTTGGGCGAAGAGTTGCTGAAGTTAAACGAGGCTCAAGGGTCTCTAGCAAGGTTTAGGCGTGCAACCGCCGAAGAAATATCCACGCTAGAGGATGTTTGCGCGGTTTGTTTGGGAACAATGAAATCAGCTCGAGTCACGCCCTGTGCTCACTTCTTCCATGCCGATTGCTTGCGGAAATGCTTAGCATCGTCAGATAGATGTCCGATATGTGTTAGGGAATATGTCTTCtgttga